One part of the Mya arenaria isolate MELC-2E11 chromosome 3, ASM2691426v1 genome encodes these proteins:
- the LOC128229171 gene encoding TM2 domain-containing protein 3-like, whose protein sequence is MSTFTSFKYAVIITVILFACSISISGSAQDNADVSTTVPNLPTEDGDADVVIDNSTTTVKTLTTPVPDYPCPDNAPCENLGASCIDCKMNFYCVYGRILTAQCSPKPYVNCTGNKTFRRPYECRYSYQLSRDQYACNMHKATTCDMKSAPPETFLATCSVNEDVICLGNRTFQKRFPCNWTSGFKWLTALTLSVTLGGFGVDRFYLGMWKEGIGKLFSFGGLGVWTIVDVILIAVGYVGPIDSSLYMYPWDLL, encoded by the exons ATGTCAACATTTACTTCCTTTAAATATGCGGTTATTATAACTGTCATCCTTTTTGCCTGTTCGATTTCTATCAGTGGAAGTGCCCAGGATAATG CTGATGTAAGTACCACAGTTCCTAATTTGCCAACTGAAGATGGTGATGCAGATGTTGTCATTGACAACTCAACTACAACTGTGAAAACATTGACTACCCCTGTGCCAGACTATCCATGCCCGGACAATGCCCCCTGTGAGAACCTGGGAGCATCTTGTATTGACTGTAAGATGAACTTCTACTGTGTGTATGGTCGGATACTGACTGCACAGTGCTCACCCAAGCCTTATGTCAATTGCACA GGTAACAAGACTTTCCGTAGGCCGTATGAGTGTCGCTACAGCTATCAACTCTCCCGGGACCAGTATGCCTGCAACATGCACAAAGCCACCACCTGCGACATGAAGAGTGCCCCGCCAGAGACTTTTCTTGCAACGTGTAGCGTCAATGAAGATGTTATCTGCTTAG GAAACAGAACATTCCAAAAAAGGTTCCCTTGTaactggacaagtgggtttaaATGGTTGACAGCATTAACGCTCAG TGTAACACTGGGAGGATTTGGAGTGGACAGGTTTTACCTGGGGATGTGGAAGGAGGGGATCGGCAAACTGTTTAGCTTTGGAGGCCTAGGGGTATGGACCATTGTGGACGTTATACTGATAGCAGTCGGATATGTGGGACCGATAGACAGCTCATTGTACATGTACCCCTGGGACCTGTTATGA
- the LOC128228793 gene encoding uncharacterized protein LOC128228793: MSLPSNQVEHMSGRSRSVSPRRHRIRQTHDISEYETVRTPRGSGNTPSIVELENLHMERSGEFSVRLENEGRGSLPPLTHGRRKPIQAFQPQVTSRFEGRKKTTVYVAFVFLKIGQVETIKEYFEADVFLQARWREPALDNTTVKVKDFREYWTPQLVLQNIFEDPKEKVWHEVRLKGRGEAYIYEMRRIKGKFFEKMELNTFPFDVQSISLVLSSELTNNKLEIVEDMDEVSCIYVDCFSDSQEWELHNFVELEPLEISAQYTRDRKNYPGLVTTCCVSRRSGFFAWNVLVIVNLLSIFAFTTFAVDPTLTQNRLQLSFILILAGISFRFVTNQSMPKISYLTHLDRYVLISMMFAGFICFWHAVVSRFKYDVELQNTLDFAAFIVFLIFFFVYNVGFIILMVYQNRRNIQEIRNREKKFESKAFGVMGELWTSVKENVSAPVNFLSRIDKTRAFIRHRHR, encoded by the exons ATGTCGTTGCCTAGCAACCAAGTGGAACATATGAGCGGGCGGTCTCGCTCTGTGTCGCCAAGGAGACACCGTATACGCCAGACACACGACATATCAGAGTACGAAACCGTGCGCACCCCGCGAGGGTCGGGCAACACGCCTTCAATAGTTGAACTAGAAAACCTACACATGGAACGGTCGGGAGAGTTTTCCGTGAGACTGGAGAACGAGGGCCGCGGCAGCCTCCCACCGCTCACACACGGCAGACGGAAGCCGATTCAAGCGTTCCAGCCGCAAGTGACGTCACGGTTTGAGGGCCGGAAAAAGACGACGGTATATGTAGCGTTCGTGTTCCTGAAGATTGGTCAGGTGGAGACCATCAAAGAGTACTTCGAGGCGGACGTCTTCTTGCAGGCGCGCTGGAGGGAGCCCGCTCTAGACAACACAACT GTGAAGGTGAAGGACTTCAGGGAGTACTGGACTCCCCAGCTAGTCCTCCAGAACATATTCGAGGACCCAAAGGAGAAAGTGTGGCACGAAGTCCGCCTCAAGGGCCGCGGGGAGGCGTATATATACGAGATGAGGCGCATTAAGGGCAAGTTCTTCGAGAAGATGGAACTCAACACCTTCCCATTCGACGTACAG AGCATATCTCTGGTGCTATCCTCTGAGCTGACTAATAACAAGTTGGAAATCGTGGAAGACATGGACGAGGTCTCTTGCATCTACGTAGACTGCTTCTCGGACAGTCAG GAATGGGAGTTACACAACTTCGTAGAGCTGGAACCGCTGGAGATCTCAGCCCAGTACACACGTGACCGGAAGAATTACCCGGGGCTCGTGACTACCTGTTGCGTCTCCCGCAGGTCGGGCTTCTTCGCATGGAACGTTCTCGTCATCGTG AACTTGCTCAGTATATTCGCATTCACGACGTTCGCGGTGGACCCGACGTTGACGCAGAACCGACTGCAGCTGTCTTTCATCCTCATCCTGGCTGGCATCTCATTCCGTTTTGTCACAAACCAGAGTATGCCCAAGATCTCCTACCTCACACATCTT GACCGATACGTTTTGATATCGATGATGTTTGCTGGTTTCATCTGCTTCTGGCACGCGGTCGTCTCGCGCTTCAAGTATGACGTCGAACTGCAAAACACCCTGGACTTCGCCGCGTTCATCGTCTTCCTCATCTTCTTTTTCGTCTATAACGTCGGCTTCATCATCCTCATGGTCTACCAG aaccggAGAAACATACAGGAAATACGAAATAGGGAGAAGAAGTTTGAG TCGAAAGCGTTTGGCGTAATGGGGGAGCTGTGGACATCCGTGAAGGAGAATGTGTCAGCCCCGGTAAACTTCCTGTCTCGCATCGACAAGACACGTGCCTTCATTCGTCACAGACACAGATAG